The Gemmata palustris genome includes a region encoding these proteins:
- a CDS encoding DinB family protein produces the protein MSSPQELADQYLAGAAQVRAAVADLTREQLAARPVANKWSTLEVVCHISDFESILADRMKRIIALASEVPLLMSADETLLAKELGYTRRDVAEELTLIEVTRKQMARIIRGLTPEQLQLTGNHNKRGLQTLEKVIQLAINHIPHHLTFIGEKRKALEA, from the coding sequence ATGTCTTCCCCTCAAGAACTGGCCGACCAGTACCTCGCCGGCGCCGCACAGGTCCGCGCCGCGGTCGCGGACCTGACCCGCGAACAACTCGCCGCGCGCCCGGTCGCGAACAAGTGGAGCACGCTGGAAGTCGTCTGCCACATCAGCGATTTCGAGTCGATCCTCGCGGACCGCATGAAACGAATCATCGCGCTGGCCAGTGAAGTGCCGCTCCTGATGAGCGCGGACGAAACACTGCTCGCGAAAGAATTGGGGTACACCCGGCGCGACGTGGCGGAAGAACTGACGCTAATCGAAGTGACCCGCAAACAGATGGCGCGCATCATCCGCGGGCTGACCCCGGAGCAGCTCCAACTGACCGGCAATCACAACAAGCGCGGGCTGCAAACGCTGGAGAAGGTAATTCAACTGGCGATCAATCACATCCCGCACCACCTCACGTTCATCGGCGAGAAGCGCAAAGCCCTGGAAGCGTAA